In one window of Desulforhabdus amnigena DNA:
- the cobN gene encoding cobaltochelatase subunit CobN: MESSRPVRIVSIMWSSYVPAFLAAARQSPHVSVTLFSIKEIQENSSVLDRFWAAARTCDAVLLFWTNDGFWDEVAAGIGDIQGGRVIVTTSFDPTHWGRCATLDMDDCAQAYAYLAQGGEENYRRLLHFIASHVKRHIPVEPPVPLPWQGIMSPPDAAIYDSTESYLKAHPPRYEETVGILFSRNSFVNTDGALESAIIQALEHQGLNVLPVFSHYTPDAGLGAEGPLAAAEHFFLQDDGRPRIKALINLQFSFLGRRNGSGFSDTSVARESVEFFRKLNVPVFKPVISYAQSAAQWEENPQGLVSEVTFGIVLPEFEGNIEPVLIGCSRKEEDAATGTVFEIREVLTRRVERMAGRIARWVRLARKPPQERKVVFVVHKNECAGLEANIGGAGGLDAGESIVEIMRAMQVAGYRVGSIPPSGEALMQTFLARKAIAEFRWTTVDEIISKGGHLALLPSDVYREWFEALTPKAKRKLVEAWGEPPGQELNGVPPSMVFDGRLVITGLNFGNVNVIMQPKRGCAGARCDGQVCKILHDPDVPPPHQYIATYMYMDKVFGADVIIHVGTHGNLEWMPGKGAGLSDSCWPDIALGALPNLYIYNADNPAEGVVAKRRSNAVLVDHMQAVMTTADTYGDLAELEELLDEYERARKQDPARAHQVEHLIGDALERCHLKDEVEKTVQGDFPSRVVRCHEILSRIRNSQTYTGMHIFGRIPQGESRAEMINTILRFDSGNELNARRLVFDVWREELEAALRAPADRGRCGRVYGELLFEADRKAKDFIAALIDGKDVSDAAQTAFQTVPDKGMEERLKRFAGLVSEIDRRISHSQEIDSLLNGMSGGHIPAGPSGYISRGRYDILPTGRNFYNVDPTRIPTRAAYRVGVRLGEALLDRFMREEGRHPEQVGMVWLASDIMRADGEQMGQILHLLGAHPRWKPNGQVDGFELIPTAELGRPRIDVHIRVSGISRDCFPDALKYLDSVVQAAAMADEPPEENFVRKHLLDLARGEKVDIGDPEQFRRLSYRIFCAQPGVYRAGVNLAVYASAWKTEKDLSDIYVFWNGYAYGGGAGEATYGVPAHRELVGSLRRVEVTFDKHISDETDFLSCCGFFGNYGGMTAAAHTLSGRKPKTYYGDTRDPANVEITDFADEMRRVVRAKLLNPKYIEGMKAHGYKGAGDLSKRIGRVYGFAATTGEVDGWIFDEIAETFVLDEAMRRWFQEVNPWALEEVGRRLLEAQARSIWQPDEELLDRLKDAYLELEGTLEDTLADVTGEFQGGAVDVMTAEDVAHWREQMGKILGQLDDAS, translated from the coding sequence ATGGAATCCAGTAGGCCCGTTCGCATCGTATCCATCATGTGGAGCTCCTATGTGCCGGCGTTTCTCGCTGCGGCGCGGCAGAGCCCTCACGTGTCCGTCACGCTCTTTTCCATCAAGGAAATCCAGGAAAACTCTTCCGTGCTGGACCGGTTCTGGGCAGCTGCACGCACTTGCGACGCGGTGCTGCTCTTTTGGACCAACGACGGCTTCTGGGACGAAGTGGCTGCCGGCATAGGCGACATCCAGGGGGGGCGGGTGATTGTCACGACGTCCTTCGATCCCACTCACTGGGGACGGTGCGCCACCCTGGATATGGACGACTGTGCGCAGGCCTATGCTTATCTGGCTCAGGGCGGCGAAGAAAACTACCGGCGCCTCCTCCATTTCATCGCCTCCCATGTGAAACGTCACATTCCCGTGGAGCCTCCCGTGCCCTTGCCCTGGCAGGGAATCATGAGCCCCCCGGATGCGGCCATCTACGATTCCACAGAAAGCTACCTGAAGGCCCATCCCCCACGGTACGAAGAGACCGTGGGCATCCTGTTTTCCCGCAACAGCTTCGTCAACACCGACGGAGCCCTGGAATCGGCCATCATTCAAGCCCTGGAGCATCAAGGCCTCAACGTTCTGCCGGTTTTCAGCCACTACACGCCCGATGCGGGTCTCGGAGCCGAAGGGCCTCTGGCCGCCGCCGAGCATTTCTTCCTCCAGGATGACGGCCGGCCGCGCATCAAGGCTCTCATCAACCTCCAGTTTTCCTTTCTGGGCCGGCGCAACGGGTCGGGCTTTTCCGACACGTCCGTGGCTCGCGAATCGGTAGAATTCTTCAGGAAACTCAATGTCCCCGTCTTCAAGCCCGTCATTTCCTACGCTCAGTCCGCCGCCCAATGGGAGGAGAACCCCCAGGGGCTCGTTTCCGAAGTGACCTTCGGCATTGTCCTGCCGGAATTCGAAGGAAACATCGAACCCGTTCTCATCGGCTGCAGCCGCAAGGAAGAAGACGCCGCAACGGGGACCGTGTTCGAAATCCGCGAAGTCCTGACCCGGCGGGTGGAGCGCATGGCCGGGCGCATCGCCCGCTGGGTGCGCCTGGCGCGCAAGCCCCCACAGGAGCGCAAAGTCGTTTTCGTGGTGCACAAGAACGAGTGTGCGGGGCTCGAGGCCAATATCGGCGGGGCGGGCGGACTGGATGCGGGGGAGAGCATCGTGGAAATCATGAGAGCCATGCAGGTTGCCGGTTACCGGGTCGGGAGCATCCCTCCGTCGGGGGAGGCGCTGATGCAGACCTTCCTGGCTCGAAAGGCCATCGCCGAATTCCGGTGGACGACGGTAGATGAAATCATCTCCAAGGGGGGGCACCTGGCCCTGCTGCCCTCGGATGTCTACCGGGAATGGTTCGAGGCCCTCACACCCAAGGCGAAGCGAAAGCTCGTGGAAGCATGGGGGGAGCCTCCGGGGCAGGAGCTCAATGGAGTCCCCCCCAGCATGGTTTTCGACGGCAGGCTCGTCATCACGGGGCTCAACTTCGGGAACGTCAATGTCATCATGCAGCCCAAGCGAGGCTGCGCCGGGGCCCGCTGTGACGGCCAGGTGTGCAAGATCCTCCACGATCCCGATGTACCGCCTCCCCACCAGTACATCGCCACTTACATGTACATGGACAAGGTTTTTGGAGCCGATGTCATCATCCACGTCGGGACTCACGGCAATCTCGAATGGATGCCCGGGAAGGGGGCCGGCCTTTCGGATTCCTGCTGGCCGGACATCGCCCTGGGCGCTCTGCCAAACCTTTACATTTACAATGCGGACAACCCGGCCGAGGGGGTGGTGGCCAAAAGGCGCAGCAATGCCGTTCTGGTGGATCACATGCAGGCCGTCATGACCACGGCGGACACCTACGGCGACCTGGCGGAGCTGGAAGAGCTGCTCGACGAATACGAACGGGCCAGGAAACAGGACCCGGCCCGGGCTCACCAGGTGGAGCATCTCATCGGGGACGCCCTGGAACGCTGTCACCTGAAAGACGAAGTGGAAAAGACCGTGCAGGGCGACTTCCCTTCCAGGGTGGTGCGGTGCCACGAAATCCTCTCCCGCATCCGAAACAGCCAGACGTACACGGGGATGCATATCTTCGGGCGTATTCCCCAAGGCGAATCGCGGGCGGAGATGATCAACACCATCCTGCGGTTCGATTCGGGAAATGAACTCAATGCCCGTCGCCTGGTTTTCGACGTCTGGCGGGAAGAGCTGGAGGCGGCCCTCCGGGCGCCTGCCGACCGCGGTCGGTGTGGAAGGGTCTACGGCGAGCTTCTCTTCGAAGCCGACCGCAAGGCCAAAGACTTCATTGCCGCATTGATCGACGGGAAGGACGTTTCCGACGCCGCGCAAACGGCTTTCCAAACCGTTCCGGACAAAGGGATGGAGGAGCGTCTGAAGCGATTTGCCGGGCTGGTTTCAGAGATCGACCGGCGTATTTCCCATTCGCAGGAGATCGATTCGCTTCTCAACGGCATGAGCGGCGGCCATATCCCTGCCGGCCCTTCGGGCTACATTTCCCGGGGACGCTACGACATCCTCCCCACGGGCCGCAATTTCTACAACGTGGACCCCACCCGCATTCCCACCCGGGCGGCGTACCGGGTGGGCGTGAGGCTGGGGGAGGCGCTCCTCGACCGTTTCATGCGGGAGGAAGGACGCCACCCCGAACAGGTGGGCATGGTCTGGCTCGCTTCGGACATCATGCGGGCCGACGGCGAGCAGATGGGACAGATCCTCCATCTCCTGGGAGCGCACCCCAGGTGGAAGCCGAACGGGCAGGTGGACGGGTTCGAGCTGATTCCCACAGCGGAGCTGGGGCGGCCGCGCATCGATGTCCACATTCGCGTCTCGGGCATCAGCCGGGACTGTTTTCCCGATGCCCTCAAATACCTGGATTCGGTCGTGCAGGCGGCGGCCATGGCCGACGAGCCTCCCGAAGAGAATTTCGTCCGCAAGCACCTCCTCGATCTGGCCCGCGGTGAAAAGGTCGACATCGGGGACCCTGAGCAGTTCCGACGCTTGAGCTACCGCATCTTCTGCGCCCAGCCCGGAGTCTACCGGGCAGGTGTGAACCTGGCTGTGTATGCGTCGGCCTGGAAAACGGAAAAGGACCTGTCGGACATCTACGTCTTCTGGAACGGCTATGCCTACGGGGGCGGTGCGGGTGAGGCCACCTACGGCGTTCCGGCCCACCGCGAGCTGGTGGGAAGCCTCAGGCGCGTGGAAGTGACTTTCGACAAGCACATTTCCGATGAAACGGACTTTTTGAGCTGCTGCGGCTTTTTCGGCAACTACGGGGGCATGACGGCCGCCGCTCACACTCTGTCTGGCAGGAAGCCCAAGACCTATTACGGGGATACGCGTGACCCGGCCAACGTGGAAATCACGGACTTTGCCGACGAAATGCGCCGGGTGGTGAGAGCCAAGCTCCTCAATCCCAAGTATATCGAAGGAATGAAGGCCCACGGCTACAAGGGTGCGGGAGACCTTTCCAAGCGCATCGGCCGGGTGTACGGGTTTGCCGCCACCACGGGAGAGGTAGATGGCTGGATCTTTGATGAAATCGCTGAAACCTTTGTCCTGGATGAAGCCATGCGCCGCTGGTTCCAGGAGGTCAACCCGTGGGCGCTGGAAGAAGTGGGCCGGCGTCTCCTGGAGGCCCAGGCCCGCTCCATCTGGCAGCCCGACGAAGAGCTGCTGGACCGCCTCAAGGATGCCTACCTGGAGCTGGAAGGGACCTTGGAAGACACCCTGGCCGATGTCACCGGGGAATTCCAGGGAGGCGCCGTGGATGTGATGACGGCCGAGGACGTGGCTCACTGGAGGGAACAGATGGGGAAAATCCTGGGGCAGTTGGATGATGCGTCATGA
- a CDS encoding ABC transporter ATP-binding protein has translation MLYIHDLSFAYGSSLILDSIGVTVERKQILSIVGPNGAGKTTLLKCMAGILKPTGGAIRIEDRQASSMSRKELAARLGYVPQSIPSRFSMTVFDTVLTGRRPHAVWRPSQKDMIKVAEILHEMNLDELAMREMDRLSGGQAQKVLLARALAQEPSYMLLDEPTSSLDLRHQMEVLELMAVLVESRGMGAVMAMHDLNLAARFSHKMVMLREGKVFCSGSPREVLHAGNIRTVYGVEAAVNWENGYPLIQVLRCVSNGREHDGPWAGHAQRLIGTTQPMRR, from the coding sequence ATGTTGTACATTCACGACCTTTCCTTTGCCTACGGCTCCAGCCTCATCCTTGATTCGATCGGGGTGACGGTGGAGCGAAAGCAGATCCTGAGCATCGTGGGGCCCAACGGGGCTGGAAAAACCACGCTGCTCAAATGCATGGCGGGAATCCTCAAGCCCACGGGCGGCGCCATCCGTATCGAAGACCGGCAAGCTTCCAGCATGTCCCGCAAAGAACTGGCCGCTCGTCTGGGGTATGTGCCCCAGAGCATCCCCTCCCGCTTTTCCATGACGGTTTTCGATACGGTCCTCACGGGGCGAAGACCCCATGCCGTTTGGCGCCCATCGCAGAAGGATATGATAAAAGTAGCCGAGATCCTTCATGAAATGAATCTCGATGAACTGGCCATGAGAGAGATGGACCGCCTGAGTGGAGGCCAGGCCCAAAAGGTCCTGCTGGCCAGGGCGCTGGCCCAGGAACCTTCTTACATGCTCCTGGATGAGCCCACCAGCAGCCTGGACCTCCGACATCAGATGGAAGTGCTGGAGTTGATGGCGGTACTGGTGGAATCCAGGGGCATGGGCGCCGTCATGGCCATGCACGATCTCAACCTGGCGGCACGCTTTTCCCACAAGATGGTGATGCTGCGGGAAGGAAAGGTCTTTTGCTCGGGCTCTCCCCGGGAGGTGCTCCATGCTGGCAACATTCGCACCGTCTACGGAGTGGAAGCCGCCGTCAATTGGGAGAACGGCTATCCGCTGATTCAAGTTTTGAGGTGCGTCTCCAATGGCCGGGAACACGACGGCCCTTGGGCCGGGCATGCTCAAAGGCTGATTGGTACAACACAACCCATGAGGAGGTGA
- a CDS encoding FecCD family ABC transporter permease, with translation MSSHAEALCRNYRAYAGARILFLFVVILLLLGLTAIGLSVGASGMSPLEALSALFVDNGRAHSIMWILRLPRIVMAVLVGFGLGTAGAVFQAILQNPLASPFTLGIGSGAGLGAVTVILFFGGGFQTYRMALGAFIFSLVSAFIILGVARMRRASSETMILTGIAQMFLFSSVTSLFQYMGTMEQVQEVVFWFFGSLSKVGWPEIGLAALMILLPFPFLWRRAWDLNLLTAGDESALALGVNVEHLRMAAVVSASLVTAGCICFTGVIGFVGLVAPHITRMIIGSDHHTLLPSSGLVGALIVVAADTLGRTLWAPQVIPIGIVTSFIGVPFFFYLLLKRSREYW, from the coding sequence ATGAGCTCTCATGCCGAAGCCTTATGCCGCAATTACAGAGCCTACGCTGGCGCCAGGATACTCTTTCTCTTTGTCGTGATCCTGCTCCTGTTGGGGTTGACAGCCATTGGCCTTTCGGTGGGTGCTTCGGGAATGAGCCCCCTTGAAGCTCTCTCCGCCCTCTTTGTGGATAACGGTCGCGCGCACAGTATCATGTGGATACTCCGGTTGCCCCGCATTGTCATGGCGGTGCTGGTAGGCTTCGGTTTGGGAACGGCGGGCGCGGTTTTTCAGGCCATCCTGCAAAACCCGCTCGCTTCGCCCTTTACCCTGGGCATAGGTTCGGGAGCGGGTCTGGGAGCCGTAACCGTCATTTTGTTTTTCGGAGGGGGCTTCCAGACTTATCGCATGGCTTTGGGGGCTTTCATCTTCTCTCTCGTCTCCGCTTTTATCATTCTGGGTGTTGCCCGTATGAGGCGGGCCTCTTCCGAAACCATGATCCTCACGGGCATCGCTCAAATGTTCCTCTTCTCCTCCGTGACTTCTCTCTTTCAGTATATGGGCACCATGGAACAGGTCCAGGAAGTGGTGTTCTGGTTTTTCGGAAGCCTCTCCAAAGTAGGCTGGCCCGAAATCGGCCTGGCGGCGCTCATGATCCTGCTCCCTTTTCCCTTCCTCTGGCGCCGGGCCTGGGACTTGAACCTGCTGACGGCAGGCGATGAATCGGCTCTGGCCCTGGGGGTAAATGTGGAGCACCTGCGCATGGCGGCGGTGGTGTCCGCTTCTCTCGTCACGGCAGGGTGCATCTGCTTCACGGGGGTCATCGGATTTGTAGGGCTTGTGGCACCTCACATCACCCGCATGATTATCGGGAGCGACCACCACACCCTCCTGCCTTCCTCAGGGCTGGTGGGAGCGTTGATCGTGGTGGCCGCCGATACGCTCGGCAGGACCCTGTGGGCTCCCCAGGTCATTCCCATCGGGATCGTGACGTCCTTCATCGGCGTGCCTTTTTTCTTTTACCTCCTGCTGAAACGCTCCAGGGAATACTGGTGA
- a CDS encoding ABC transporter substrate-binding protein: MNTTRPKAAPSSQKSHCAIEWAGKRLQILLCCWVLGGFLFFAPAPTLAASLSITDSLGRTVEIPQPVHRIVALNSDILEVLRTLKAQDLVVGVFSEIVREPEFWGDLVQKPKAGSWRDPDLEAIVRLAPDLVIAYSRNPGPELEKKGEALGFRVLRLDLYRIEVLEKEVRALGLLLGKETEADRFCRWHRQHLDAVRSKLDAVADPPSVYVESYSDYHAAGPGSGGHEMCLVSGGRCVAGDLSIPYAVVTSEWVISRNPDVIVKAASFGNGYAVNNAGPFNRRRNAIMNRPAWNHVAAVESGRVYVMDSAIWTGPRAIVGIVYMARWIHPGRFPDLHPGDLHREYLEIFQGIPYKGVFVSDDIAGKAP, translated from the coding sequence ATGAATACTACAAGACCGAAGGCCGCACCATCTTCGCAGAAGTCACACTGCGCTATTGAGTGGGCGGGGAAGCGCCTGCAGATTTTGCTCTGCTGCTGGGTGCTGGGGGGCTTTTTGTTTTTCGCTCCGGCTCCAACCCTGGCAGCCTCTCTTTCCATAACGGATTCCTTGGGCAGAACGGTGGAGATCCCTCAGCCCGTCCACAGGATCGTGGCCTTGAACTCGGATATCCTGGAGGTCCTTCGTACCTTGAAGGCTCAGGACCTCGTCGTGGGAGTCTTTTCGGAAATCGTGCGAGAACCCGAATTCTGGGGCGACCTGGTTCAGAAGCCAAAAGCCGGAAGCTGGCGCGATCCGGACCTGGAAGCCATCGTCAGGCTGGCGCCGGATCTTGTCATCGCCTACAGCCGCAATCCGGGCCCGGAGCTGGAAAAGAAGGGCGAAGCCCTGGGCTTCAGGGTACTCCGCCTGGATCTCTACCGGATCGAAGTGCTGGAAAAAGAAGTCCGGGCGCTCGGGCTTCTCCTGGGAAAGGAGACGGAAGCCGACAGGTTTTGCCGGTGGCACCGGCAGCACCTGGACGCCGTCCGCTCCAAGCTCGACGCAGTGGCGGACCCTCCTTCCGTTTACGTGGAGAGCTACAGCGACTATCACGCAGCCGGGCCGGGCTCCGGGGGGCATGAGATGTGCCTGGTCTCCGGCGGCCGCTGCGTGGCGGGGGACCTCTCCATTCCCTACGCTGTGGTCACGTCGGAATGGGTGATCTCCCGGAATCCGGACGTCATCGTCAAGGCGGCCTCCTTCGGCAACGGTTATGCCGTCAACAATGCCGGGCCGTTCAATCGCAGGCGAAATGCCATCATGAACCGTCCGGCCTGGAATCATGTTGCCGCCGTGGAATCCGGGAGAGTCTATGTCATGGACAGCGCAATCTGGACCGGACCGCGAGCCATCGTCGGAATTGTCTACATGGCGCGCTGGATTCACCCGGGCCGCTTTCCCGATCTGCACCCCGGGGACCTCCATAGGGAGTATCTGGAAATATTTCAGGGAATTCCCTACAAAGGAGTCTTTGTTTCAGACGACATCGCGGGGAAAGCGCCATGA
- a CDS encoding TonB-dependent receptor, with protein sequence MGTFGGDTTYAIAGEGQAARFRPNDFISYTGIGKNDTDIYTLSFEEVFGPVRLHAQAGTVRVDDRYTLETGSNNAFYDDSPGSLKITENGSWFTEMRGDVPLGSSHLLTVGTSFRRDDSDTNDYNIPFYRSFSGAGPSTFYSGGKSTSWAVFAQDEWQILDPLTVYLGARFDSWEVYDGASGVPGSEIQYSSNNESEFSPKVAAVWKALPDTTVRGSVGHAFRPPTLYELYRTWTSYSTIYESNPDLSPETVWTYELGIDQYFFDKRTRISLTGYRNDIEDLIYYRTEGFIKFRENAGEARTYGVELEASQKITDWLSLWGNFTYTDAVITDNPTDPESEDKRVPGIPKTAFNLGLDAQYKWVKGSLIGRYYGKIYNNSDNSDVEDGVYGTYEPAYFMDAKVTVSPRKNLEFSVSLENLLDEEYYEYYKTEGRTIFAEVTLRY encoded by the coding sequence ATGGGGACTTTCGGCGGCGATACCACTTATGCCATCGCGGGAGAGGGGCAGGCGGCACGATTCAGGCCCAACGACTTCATCAGCTATACGGGGATAGGCAAAAACGATACGGACATCTACACCCTTTCTTTCGAAGAAGTATTCGGTCCCGTAAGGCTTCACGCTCAAGCCGGGACGGTTCGGGTGGACGATCGATATACTTTGGAAACGGGAAGCAATAACGCTTTTTACGATGATTCCCCCGGGTCTCTCAAGATCACCGAGAACGGCTCATGGTTCACGGAGATGCGCGGGGACGTCCCCCTGGGCTCCTCTCATCTGCTCACCGTCGGGACCTCTTTCCGAAGGGATGATTCGGACACCAACGATTACAATATCCCCTTTTACCGAAGCTTTTCAGGGGCCGGGCCGAGCACATTCTATTCAGGGGGAAAATCCACCAGTTGGGCAGTCTTCGCCCAGGACGAATGGCAGATCCTGGACCCTCTGACCGTTTACCTGGGGGCACGCTTCGATTCCTGGGAGGTTTATGATGGCGCATCCGGCGTACCTGGATCGGAAATCCAGTATTCCAGCAACAATGAATCAGAATTCAGCCCCAAAGTGGCTGCAGTGTGGAAGGCCCTTCCCGACACCACGGTGCGAGGGTCCGTGGGCCATGCCTTCCGGCCTCCTACGCTCTATGAACTCTATCGCACATGGACCAGCTATTCCACGATCTACGAGAGCAATCCCGACCTGAGCCCCGAAACCGTTTGGACCTATGAACTGGGTATCGACCAGTACTTCTTCGATAAGCGCACCAGGATTTCCCTCACGGGATACCGCAACGACATCGAAGACCTTATCTATTACCGAACCGAAGGGTTCATCAAATTCAGGGAAAACGCAGGAGAGGCAAGGACGTACGGTGTGGAACTGGAAGCCTCGCAGAAGATCACGGATTGGCTGTCTCTGTGGGGAAACTTCACTTACACGGATGCCGTCATCACGGATAATCCCACGGACCCCGAAAGCGAAGACAAGCGTGTTCCCGGCATTCCCAAGACGGCCTTCAACCTGGGGCTGGATGCCCAATACAAGTGGGTCAAGGGAAGCCTCATCGGGCGCTACTACGGAAAAATCTACAATAATTCCGACAATTCCGATGTGGAAGACGGAGTGTACGGCACCTACGAGCCCGCCTATTTCATGGATGCCAAGGTGACCGTTTCCCCCCGGAAAAACCTGGAATTTTCCGTATCCCTGGAGAACCTCCTGGATGAAGAATACTATGAATACTACAAGACCGAAGGCCGCACCATCTTCGCAGAAGTCACACTGCGCTATTGA
- a CDS encoding TonB-dependent receptor plug domain-containing protein → MGEEKWMVAAVVFMIMGMCAPCLADEAAPDLTAMDEIVVTATKTEKKVEDAPGSVTVIDREDLKKQNIKTADDALRILSGVFVKRSKGLMDSTASVNLRGFKGDQYTLVLIDGQPANDAYTGGIEWGTLPVKNIERIEVIRGPASALYGGNAMGGVINIITKTPQKLELEASGGYGTDDTYRYRFSAGDLLWNRLSVKVGYEEESTGGYASTPVVQSITSGTGNVSGGYAMNDMLGEATRWVVGDKGENGAWRQSFDAKANLALSDTGKLTLTTILGSDDYDYGYPQPTWGLSAAIPLMPSRERGRRHDSGPTTSSAIRG, encoded by the coding sequence ATGGGGGAAGAGAAGTGGATGGTTGCGGCAGTCGTATTCATGATCATGGGAATGTGTGCTCCGTGCCTGGCCGATGAAGCCGCCCCGGATTTGACTGCCATGGATGAGATCGTGGTCACGGCCACCAAAACGGAAAAGAAGGTAGAAGACGCTCCCGGCAGCGTGACGGTAATCGACAGGGAAGATCTGAAAAAGCAAAACATCAAAACGGCGGATGACGCCCTGAGAATCCTTTCAGGCGTTTTTGTGAAGCGCAGCAAGGGGCTGATGGATTCGACGGCATCCGTAAATCTTCGAGGCTTCAAAGGCGATCAGTACACCCTGGTCCTCATCGACGGGCAGCCTGCCAACGATGCCTACACCGGCGGTATCGAGTGGGGAACGCTCCCGGTCAAGAACATCGAGCGCATCGAAGTCATTCGGGGGCCCGCATCAGCCCTCTATGGCGGCAACGCCATGGGAGGCGTCATCAACATCATCACCAAGACTCCTCAGAAGCTGGAACTGGAGGCTTCCGGCGGCTACGGCACCGACGACACCTACCGTTACCGGTTCAGTGCCGGCGACCTCCTCTGGAACCGCCTCAGTGTGAAGGTGGGGTACGAAGAAGAAAGTACGGGCGGTTATGCCTCCACTCCCGTGGTGCAGAGCATAACCTCGGGAACGGGCAATGTTTCAGGAGGTTATGCCATGAACGACATGCTGGGTGAAGCCACTCGCTGGGTGGTGGGTGATAAGGGTGAAAACGGGGCATGGCGACAGAGCTTCGATGCCAAGGCCAACCTCGCTCTCTCCGATACAGGGAAACTCACTCTCACTACAATCCTGGGGAGCGACGACTATGACTACGGATATCCCCAACCTACATGGGGACTTTCGGCGGCGATACCACTTATGCCATCGCGGGAGAGGGGCAGGCGGCACGATTCAGGCCCAACGACTTCATCAGCTATACGGGGATAG
- a CDS encoding NifB/NifX family molybdenum-iron cluster-binding protein, translated as MVAIPVFRDRVAPVLNWSTRVLIVPDEVPEISQGEEIAFSEGSGFELLRCLQERGVHTVICGALSRDLLCYGTNLGLKIICGVSGPIPEVLCAYKGHDLDAPRFWLPGCRGQRQYRGGCLKEGLFEAADERSQKMPGRKGPGGRCEGQGRGRREGGRYGMERNIQGGGKNFDIQDFCICPKCGTEVLHQRGIPCTQIRCPECDQPMVRK; from the coding sequence ATGGTGGCAATACCCGTTTTTCGCGACCGGGTGGCGCCGGTGCTCAACTGGTCTACGAGAGTCTTGATTGTTCCTGACGAGGTTCCTGAGATTTCGCAGGGAGAGGAAATCGCATTCTCTGAGGGGTCAGGTTTTGAGCTCTTGCGGTGCCTGCAGGAAAGGGGGGTCCATACCGTCATATGCGGTGCTTTGAGCCGTGACCTCCTTTGTTATGGAACAAACCTGGGGTTGAAGATCATTTGTGGAGTATCGGGCCCCATTCCGGAAGTCCTTTGTGCCTATAAGGGGCACGATTTGGATGCACCCCGTTTCTGGCTGCCGGGGTGCCGCGGTCAGCGCCAGTATCGGGGCGGCTGCCTGAAGGAGGGACTGTTTGAAGCAGCGGATGAAAGGAGTCAAAAAATGCCTGGACGAAAAGGGCCGGGTGGAAGATGTGAAGGCCAGGGCCGTGGGCGCCGGGAGGGAGGGCGTTACGGTATGGAACGAAATATTCAAGGAGGGGGAAAAAATTTCGATATCCAGGATTTCTGCATTTGTCCCAAGTGCGGTACTGAGGTTCTGCATCAGCGTGGGATTCCCTGCACTCAGATCCGTTGTCCCGAATGTGATCAGCCGATGGTGAGAAAGTAA
- a CDS encoding ATP-binding protein, with amino-acid sequence MIISIASGKGGTGKTTLAANLAVALADRNVQLLDCDVEEPNDHLFLKPTITRQTEIYAEVPEIDAKLCTYCGKCQEICQFNAIAILPEVALTFQELCHSCGGCFMVCPENAVLSRKRLLGTVEEGSRGPLRFIQGRLRVGEAMAPPLIHRVREAATGNGITIVDAPPGTSCPVIASLRGSDFVILVTEPTPFGLNDLKLAVGAVRILGIPMGIVVNRSDLGDDRVREFAREEKIPILMEIPFDRRVAESYARGDILVEALPDWRQKMLDLFDAVCDARK; translated from the coding sequence ATGATCATCAGTATTGCCAGCGGGAAAGGGGGGACTGGTAAAACGACTCTAGCCGCCAATCTTGCAGTTGCTCTGGCCGATAGGAACGTTCAACTGCTGGACTGTGATGTGGAAGAGCCGAACGACCATCTCTTCCTGAAGCCGACTATTACGAGGCAGACGGAAATTTATGCTGAAGTTCCCGAAATCGATGCGAAACTTTGTACCTATTGCGGAAAATGCCAGGAAATTTGCCAGTTCAATGCCATTGCCATTCTGCCTGAAGTGGCCTTGACGTTTCAGGAACTCTGCCACAGTTGCGGGGGATGTTTTATGGTTTGCCCCGAAAATGCGGTGCTTTCCAGAAAGCGTCTCCTGGGGACGGTGGAAGAGGGATCGCGTGGTCCCCTGCGTTTCATTCAAGGGCGTCTTCGAGTGGGAGAAGCCATGGCGCCTCCCCTCATTCACAGGGTCCGGGAAGCCGCCACTGGCAACGGTATCACCATCGTGGATGCGCCTCCGGGAACTTCGTGCCCCGTCATAGCCTCTTTGAGGGGGAGTGATTTTGTGATCCTTGTAACGGAGCCGACCCCTTTCGGGCTGAATGACCTGAAACTGGCTGTGGGTGCTGTCCGCATCCTCGGAATTCCCATGGGGATTGTGGTCAACCGTTCCGACCTTGGGGATGATCGCGTTCGCGAGTTCGCCCGGGAGGAAAAGATCCCCATCCTCATGGAAATCCCCTTCGATCGTCGCGTGGCCGAATCCTATGCACGGGGAGATATCCTGGTGGAAGCCCTTCCTGACTGGCGCCAAAAGATGCTGGACCTCTTTGACGCCGTCTGTGATGCACGTAAATGA